In Ruminiclostridium josui JCM 17888, the genomic window GGTTAAATTTTGTATGTATATGGTGGTAACAAAATAACTTGTGATACACTTCAAATAAAACTTGGGGTGTACAAAGAATGAAAGGAAACTACTGGATGGAAATACGAAATGATCGCAAGAAAGGATTATCTTACACAGAGATTGCAAGGAAATATCATATGGATCCACGTACTGCAAAGAAATATGCAGAATCAGATATAAAACCTGTCTATCAGCTTACTGGTCCCAAACCTTCTAAATTAGACTCTTACAAGCACCAGATCGATTTATGGCTAGAAGAAGCACCATTTAGTGCAGTAAGAATTCATGAAAAGCTTCTAGAACAAGGCTGTAACTGCAAATATACCATAGTCCGTGAGTATGTTTCATCAAAAAAACAGGACTTAAATCAAAAAGCCACTGTCCGATTTGAAACGATGCCTGGACTTCAGGGACAGGTTGACTGGGGATTCTTTGAAAACTATAAGGTACTGGAAAATGGAGAATATAAAAAGCTTTACTGTTTTCTCATGGTTTTAGGGTATTCTAGAATGAGATATATTGAATTTGTAACAGATATGAGTACTTCAACACTAATACGTTGTCATGTAAATGCTTTTCGATATTTTGGAGGATATCCTGAAGAAATATTATACGACAATATGAAACAAGTTGTTGTAAAGCGATTATTAAAACAAGCTGACAGTGAACTCAATAGACAGTTTGAAGATTTTGCAGGATTTTATGGATATAAGCCTGTTCTATGTAGACCATATCGCGGACAGACAAAAGGAAAAGTAGAACGAACCGTTGCGTATGTTAGAGACAACTTTATGACAGGTATAAAATACGCTTCTCTCGATGACTTAAATGGACAGGCGTATGCATGGTGTAATAAGGTTAACAGCAAGGTTCATGGAACTACCAATGAACGTCCTATTGATCGATTGAGAGATGAGATGTTATCTCCATTAAAAAGAGAATACATAATAGACAAAATTAATCTTCGAAGAGTTGAAAAAGACTGCCTTATCAGCTATGCCGGTAATAAGTATTCTGTACCAGCAGAATATGTAGGCAAAGATGTGGCAGTCATTGTCCTTCAAAATATGTTAGCTGCATATTTTCAAGGAAAACAAATATCAATTCATAAATTATCATACAGTAAAAACACCTTAAACGTCAACAAAGAACACTATAAAACAATGTTGGTTAAACAGAGTTTTGATATAGAAAACACACTTCTACATAATCCAGATATTGTAGATTTTCCATCTCCAAAACATTCTCTTAAACAGTATGATGAGCTGATGGGAGGAGTAACATTTTGAGTGAACTAGCTTACGAAAGAATCAAGAACAACCTTGAAACATTAGGAATGAGAAATACACTTACGATTATTGATAATTACTTAGAGCAAGCCATTCATGAAAAGAGAAATATCGTCGATATCTTAGATCATATTTTCACAGAAGAAGCCAAGTCAAAGAAATCAAGAGCTGTGGAAAATCAAATTAAAATGTCAGGATTTCCATATAAAAAGACACTTGACATGTTTGACTTTGATTTTCAACCTAGCATTAACAGAGAGCAGATCATGGAACTTGCGACCATGCGCTTTGTGGAAAATAAAGAAAATGTTGTTTTTCTAGGTACTCCTGGTGTTGGCAAAACACATCTTGCTGTAGCACTTGGAATGATTGCTGCAGAGCATAGATATTCCACTTATTATATTAACTGCCATAACTTAATTACGCAGTTGAATAAAGCCCATTATGAAAATAGACTTCAGGAACGATTGAAGAACTTTGCCAAATACAAGGTACTAATCATTGATGAAATTGGATATCTTCCAATGGATATTCAAGGTGCAAACTTATTTTTTCAATTAATAGCCAAACGATATGAAAGAAATACAACCATATTTACTTCAAATAAAGCTTTTTCAGCATGGAATGAAGTATTCTCAGATATAACTATTGCCTCCGCTATTCTTGACAGAATTCTACATCATTGTCAAGTTGTAAGTATTAAAGGTGAAAGTTATCGTCTAAAGGAACGAAAGGAGATGATGACAGGAAGTACCACAATGGTAAATACATTATTTAAGACTAAGGAATAATTTTTTTGCCATAAAACAGCAAAATTTAAACGCTATAAAATTATAAAATCGAAACGTCATTGACAGTATTTTACTATGCCATAAATTGAAAGTCAATATTTACTAATAGATTTTTAATTAGTTCTTTCTTTTGATGCACCAATAATAGCTGTTTTGTCTATTTCATTGCATAGT contains:
- the istB gene encoding IS21-like element helper ATPase IstB, translating into MSELAYERIKNNLETLGMRNTLTIIDNYLEQAIHEKRNIVDILDHIFTEEAKSKKSRAVENQIKMSGFPYKKTLDMFDFDFQPSINREQIMELATMRFVENKENVVFLGTPGVGKTHLAVALGMIAAEHRYSTYYINCHNLITQLNKAHYENRLQERLKNFAKYKVLIIDEIGYLPMDIQGANLFFQLIAKRYERNTTIFTSNKAFSAWNEVFSDITIASAILDRILHHCQVVSIKGESYRLKERKEMMTGSTTMVNTLFKTKE
- the istA gene encoding IS21 family transposase, coding for MKGNYWMEIRNDRKKGLSYTEIARKYHMDPRTAKKYAESDIKPVYQLTGPKPSKLDSYKHQIDLWLEEAPFSAVRIHEKLLEQGCNCKYTIVREYVSSKKQDLNQKATVRFETMPGLQGQVDWGFFENYKVLENGEYKKLYCFLMVLGYSRMRYIEFVTDMSTSTLIRCHVNAFRYFGGYPEEILYDNMKQVVVKRLLKQADSELNRQFEDFAGFYGYKPVLCRPYRGQTKGKVERTVAYVRDNFMTGIKYASLDDLNGQAYAWCNKVNSKVHGTTNERPIDRLRDEMLSPLKREYIIDKINLRRVEKDCLISYAGNKYSVPAEYVGKDVAVIVLQNMLAAYFQGKQISIHKLSYSKNTLNVNKEHYKTMLVKQSFDIENTLLHNPDIVDFPSPKHSLKQYDELMGGVTF